In a single window of the Agromyces sp. H17E-10 genome:
- a CDS encoding TetR/AcrR family transcriptional regulator yields MVSASLRGHEPAKEQEAAMTRMSATERRAALTEAALRVVSREGLAQATTRAIVAEAGMSLASFHYAFESRDELIDELIGVVVARERKAIAVDELAAAAEQGASLGELLEAGMVRYFEHLRADPEHEQAMLELTQYALRSPERHPLAVAQYARYVELLVEALDAAAELTDTTWRLPVAEVARVLVAFSDGLTITWLVDRDDAAAARVAAAAADAVSRMADPR; encoded by the coding sequence ATGGTCTCCGCATCGCTGCGAGGCCATGAACCCGCGAAGGAGCAGGAGGCCGCGATGACGCGGATGTCGGCGACCGAACGTCGGGCGGCCCTCACCGAGGCGGCCCTGCGCGTCGTCTCCCGCGAGGGGCTCGCGCAGGCCACAACGCGGGCCATCGTCGCCGAGGCAGGCATGAGCCTCGCGAGCTTCCACTACGCGTTCGAGTCGCGCGACGAGCTCATCGACGAGCTGATCGGCGTCGTCGTCGCGCGTGAGCGCAAGGCGATCGCGGTCGACGAGCTCGCGGCCGCGGCCGAGCAGGGCGCGAGCCTCGGCGAACTGCTCGAAGCGGGCATGGTGCGCTACTTCGAGCACCTGCGCGCCGACCCCGAGCACGAGCAGGCGATGCTCGAACTCACCCAGTACGCGCTGCGCTCGCCCGAGCGGCATCCGCTCGCCGTCGCGCAGTACGCGCGCTACGTCGAGCTCCTCGTCGAGGCGCTCGATGCGGCCGCCGAGCTCACTGACACGACCTGGCGGCTCCCGGTCGCCGAGGTCGCCCGCGTGCTCGTCGCATTCAGCGACGGGCTCACCATCACCTGGCTCGTCGACCGCGATGATGCGGCCGCAGCCCGCGTCGCGGCTGCCGCCGCCGACGCCGTCTCGAGAATGGCAGACCCCCGATGA
- a CDS encoding amino acid deaminase/aldolase: MTTLDLRKAGSAVADAANWRDPAGYWPRLTEATAHLDAPIGALHLGALRHNALDMLRRANGTPIRVASKSIRVRGVIEALLELPGYRGVLAYTLAEALWLADTVDDVVVGYPTAERGSIRRLATDPDFAARVTLMVDSPAQLDLVDAVLPPGKRETIRVCLELDASWDAPVLGHLGVRRSPVHEPADARALAAYIAKRPGFELVGMMSYEAQIAGVVNRPEGRPVDGAVNRWMQSRSMPELLERRSRAVAAVREIADLEFVNGGGTGSLERTSADPSVTEIAAGSGLFGGHLFDGYEHFTPAPAAAFALDVVRRPSPKHATILGGGWVASGPPAPDRLPRIVWPEGLVMEPREMAGEVQTPVSGRAARRLAVGDRVWFRHTKSGELAEHLNEFAVVDGDETVARIPTYRGEGMAFL; encoded by the coding sequence ATGACGACGCTCGACCTGCGCAAGGCCGGTTCGGCGGTCGCGGATGCCGCGAACTGGCGCGACCCCGCCGGCTACTGGCCGCGACTCACGGAGGCGACGGCCCACCTCGACGCGCCGATCGGTGCGCTGCACCTCGGCGCCCTGCGCCACAACGCCCTCGACATGCTGCGCCGTGCGAACGGCACCCCGATCCGGGTCGCGTCGAAGTCCATCCGCGTGCGCGGCGTCATCGAGGCGCTGCTCGAGCTGCCCGGCTACCGCGGTGTGCTCGCCTACACGCTCGCCGAGGCGCTCTGGTTGGCCGACACCGTCGACGACGTCGTCGTCGGCTATCCGACGGCCGAGCGCGGCAGCATCCGGCGCCTCGCGACCGACCCCGACTTCGCGGCACGGGTGACGCTCATGGTCGACTCGCCCGCGCAGCTCGACCTCGTCGACGCGGTGCTGCCGCCCGGCAAGCGCGAGACGATCCGAGTCTGCCTCGAGCTCGACGCCTCCTGGGACGCCCCCGTGCTGGGCCACCTCGGCGTCCGACGCTCGCCCGTGCACGAGCCCGCCGACGCGCGGGCGCTCGCCGCATACATCGCGAAGCGCCCGGGCTTCGAGCTCGTCGGCATGATGTCGTACGAGGCGCAGATCGCGGGCGTCGTGAACCGGCCGGAGGGCCGGCCCGTCGACGGTGCCGTGAACCGGTGGATGCAGTCGCGCTCGATGCCCGAGCTCCTCGAGCGCCGGTCGCGTGCCGTCGCGGCGGTGCGCGAGATCGCCGACCTCGAGTTCGTCAACGGCGGCGGCACGGGCTCGCTCGAGCGCACCTCGGCCGATCCGTCGGTGACCGAGATCGCCGCGGGGTCGGGCCTCTTCGGCGGGCACCTCTTCGACGGCTACGAGCACTTCACGCCGGCGCCGGCGGCCGCCTTCGCGCTCGACGTCGTGCGCCGCCCGAGCCCGAAGCACGCGACGATCCTCGGCGGCGGCTGGGTCGCGTCCGGTCCGCCGGCACCCGACCGGCTGCCGCGCATCGTGTGGCCCGAGGGACTCGTGATGGAGCCCCGGGAGATGGCCGGCGAGGTGCAGACCCCGGTCTCCGGTCGTGCGGCGCGACGGCTCGCGGTGGGCGACCGCGTGTGGTTCCGGCACACCAAGTCGGGCGAGCTCGCCGAGCACCTGAACGAGTTCGCCGTCGTCGACGGCGACGAGACCGTGGCGAGGATCCCGACTTATCGGGGAGAAGGGATGGCGTTCCTGTGA
- a CDS encoding MFS transporter yields MTRIDPALPSNGEPVTAPAVFAEPTRRIGAGWIASFATVWLGIWMAQLTPVQLLLPAQIDRELQPEHWVDSVVAFGTISGIAAIATIIAYPLTGAISDRTTSRFGRRRPWILIGALVFAVSLVLLGVQTEMWAIGTAWVAASVGFCIMTAALTATISDQVPVNQRGFVSGWMSAPQAVGIIVGLILVTELVTDAALGYVLLAVLLVVLAVPFLTRHDEPLATELRTPMTLRMIISGFWISPRRYPDFGWTLLSRVLVSTGNALGTSLLLYFLMFQLKDEHAEDDLIVLTLVYMVFVILASLVGGKLSDKLGRRKQFVFVASALQGAAALLLALFPDLTVAMIAAGMLGLGYGCFLSVDQALATQVLPDAASRGKDLGIMNIASAVPQAVAPMIGAAAVVVSGSFMLVFLLGAALSTAGAFAVARVRSVR; encoded by the coding sequence ATGACCCGCATCGACCCGGCCCTCCCGTCCAACGGCGAGCCCGTGACGGCTCCCGCCGTCTTCGCCGAACCCACCCGCCGCATCGGCGCCGGATGGATCGCGTCGTTCGCGACGGTCTGGCTCGGCATCTGGATGGCGCAGCTCACGCCCGTGCAGCTGCTGCTGCCCGCGCAGATCGACCGCGAGCTGCAGCCCGAGCACTGGGTCGACTCGGTCGTCGCGTTCGGCACCATCTCGGGCATCGCCGCGATCGCGACGATCATCGCCTACCCGCTCACGGGAGCGATCTCCGACCGCACGACGAGTCGGTTCGGCCGCCGCCGCCCGTGGATCCTCATCGGCGCGCTCGTGTTCGCGGTCTCGCTCGTCCTCCTCGGCGTGCAGACCGAGATGTGGGCCATCGGCACGGCGTGGGTCGCGGCATCCGTCGGCTTCTGCATCATGACCGCGGCGCTCACCGCGACGATCTCCGACCAGGTGCCCGTGAACCAGCGCGGGTTCGTCTCGGGCTGGATGTCGGCGCCGCAGGCGGTCGGCATCATCGTCGGCCTCATCCTCGTCACCGAACTCGTGACCGACGCCGCACTCGGTTACGTGCTGCTCGCGGTGCTGCTCGTCGTGCTCGCGGTGCCGTTCCTCACCCGCCACGACGAACCGCTCGCGACCGAGCTGCGCACCCCCATGACCCTGCGCATGATCATCTCGGGCTTCTGGATCAGCCCGCGCAGGTATCCCGACTTCGGCTGGACGCTGCTCAGCCGCGTGCTCGTCTCGACCGGCAACGCGCTCGGCACGAGCCTCTTGCTCTACTTCCTCATGTTCCAGCTGAAGGACGAGCACGCCGAGGACGACCTCATCGTGCTGACGCTCGTCTACATGGTCTTCGTGATCCTCGCCTCGCTCGTGGGCGGCAAGCTCTCCGACAAGCTCGGCCGCCGCAAGCAGTTCGTCTTCGTCGCCTCGGCGCTGCAGGGCGCTGCGGCCCTCCTGCTCGCGCTCTTCCCCGACCTCACGGTCGCGATGATCGCCGCGGGCATGCTCGGCCTCGGCTACGGCTGCTTCCTCTCGGTCGACCAGGCGCTCGCGACGCAGGTGCTGCCGGACGCGGCGAGCCGAGGCAAGGACCTCGGCATCATGAACATCGCGTCAGCCGTGCCGCAGGCCGTCGCGCCGATGATCGGCGCTGCCGCGGTGGTCGTGTCGGGCTCGTTCATGCTCGTCTTCCTGCTCGGGGCGGCGCTGTCGACCGCGGGGGCGTTCGCCGTCGCACGGGTGAGGAGCGTGCGCTGA
- a CDS encoding D-arabinono-1,4-lactone oxidase: protein MTATGATWRNWGRTEAVRPLRVERPDTAEAVQRAVQSATASGLRIKPVGSGHSFTGIAVAPGVQLDLADLSGVVDADVATGRVTLRAGTKLHHLPALLTPYGLALANMGDIDRQSISGATSTGTHGTGLGFGGLATQIVAAKLVTGTGELITVSETERPELLPAVRLGLGALGVLVELTLQLVPRYVLHAVERPEPLAEVLDAWEERVRGADHFEFYWHPHTELAMTKTNTRLPGDAPRKPLGRVSRWLDDELLANGVFRGVCALGTVAPGVIPPFARLVDKVQSGRDFADFSPKVFVTNRTVRFREMEYAIPLAEVPEALREVRALIERKGWRISFPVEVRAAAADENWLSTAHGRESGYIAVHRYFREDQREYFAAVEDIMRGHGGRPHWGKMHTQTADTLREVYPRFGDFLAVRDELDPERRFANPYLDRVLGADVAVRGVADAR, encoded by the coding sequence GTGACCGCGACCGGAGCAACATGGCGCAACTGGGGCAGGACCGAGGCGGTGCGGCCGCTGCGCGTCGAGCGCCCCGACACGGCCGAGGCCGTGCAGCGGGCGGTGCAGTCGGCCACCGCGTCGGGGCTGCGCATCAAGCCCGTCGGTTCGGGCCACAGCTTCACGGGCATCGCCGTCGCGCCGGGCGTGCAGCTCGACCTCGCCGACCTGTCGGGCGTCGTCGACGCCGACGTGGCCACCGGACGGGTCACGCTGCGGGCGGGCACCAAGCTGCACCACCTGCCGGCGCTCCTCACCCCGTACGGCCTCGCCCTCGCGAACATGGGCGACATCGACCGGCAGTCGATCTCGGGCGCGACCTCGACGGGTACGCACGGCACCGGCCTCGGCTTCGGCGGGCTCGCGACGCAGATCGTCGCGGCGAAGCTCGTCACCGGCACGGGAGAGCTCATCACGGTGAGCGAGACCGAGCGCCCCGAACTGCTGCCGGCCGTGAGGCTCGGCCTCGGCGCCCTCGGGGTGCTCGTCGAACTCACCCTGCAGCTCGTGCCACGGTACGTGCTGCACGCCGTCGAGCGGCCCGAACCGCTGGCCGAGGTGCTCGACGCCTGGGAGGAGCGGGTGCGCGGCGCCGACCACTTCGAGTTCTACTGGCATCCGCACACCGAGCTCGCGATGACCAAGACCAACACGCGACTGCCCGGCGACGCACCGCGCAAGCCCCTCGGCCGAGTCTCGCGGTGGCTCGACGACGAACTGCTCGCGAACGGCGTGTTCCGCGGGGTGTGCGCCCTCGGCACCGTCGCGCCCGGGGTCATCCCGCCGTTCGCCCGCCTCGTCGACAAGGTGCAGAGCGGGCGGGACTTCGCCGACTTCTCGCCCAAGGTGTTCGTCACCAACCGCACCGTGCGGTTCCGCGAGATGGAGTACGCGATCCCGCTTGCCGAGGTGCCGGAGGCACTGCGCGAGGTGCGGGCGCTCATCGAACGCAAGGGCTGGCGCATCAGCTTCCCGGTCGAGGTGCGCGCCGCAGCGGCCGACGAGAACTGGCTCTCGACGGCGCACGGTCGAGAGTCGGGCTACATCGCCGTGCACCGGTACTTCCGCGAGGACCAGCGTGAGTATTTCGCCGCGGTCGAGGACATCATGCGCGGCCACGGCGGGCGCCCGCACTGGGGCAAGATGCACACGCAGACCGCCGACACCCTCCGCGAGGTGTACCCGCGATTCGGCGACTTCCTCGCGGTGCGAGA